Proteins encoded in a region of the Amia ocellicauda isolate fAmiCal2 chromosome 19, fAmiCal2.hap1, whole genome shotgun sequence genome:
- the tmed5 gene encoding transmembrane emp24 domain-containing protein 5 → MDVWRAGLLLLSVLVWERGRRASAFSQAMDSDFTFTLPAGHRECFYQSMRRDASLEIEYQVLDGAGLDVDFYLYSPSGAVLARDHRKSDGVHTVETEDGDYMFCFDNSFSALSEKIIFFELILDNMDGEDTSDPEDWKEYVHGIDLLDMKLEDIMDSINSVKARLSKSAQIQTLLRAFEARDRNLQESNYERVNAWSLAGVLVMATVSALQVYLLRSLFDDRRKSRT, encoded by the exons ATGGACGTGTGGCGGGCcggcctgctgctgctgtcggTGCTGGTGTGGGAGCGGGGCCGCCGCGCCTCCGCCTTCTCCCAGGCCATGGACAGCGACTTCACGTTCACCCTGCCCGCCGGGCACCGGGAGTGCTTCTACCAGAGCATGCGCAGAGACGCGTCGCTGGAGATCGAGtaccag GTGCTCGATGGCGCCGGTCTGGACGTGGATTTCTACCTCTATTCGCCGTCGGGGGCCGTGCTGGCCAGGGACCACAGGAAGTCTGACGGCGTGCACAC ggTGGAGACGGAGGACGGTGACTACATGTTCTGCTTCGATAACAGCTTCAGCGCCCTGTCAGAGAAGATCATATTCTTCGAGCTGATCCTGGACAACATGGACGGCGAGGACACCAGCGACCCCGAGGACTGGAAGGAGTACGTCCACGGCATCGACCTGCTGGACATGAAGCTGGAGGACATCATG gACTCGATCAACAGCGTGAAGGCGCGGCTCAGTAAGAGTGCGCAGATCCAGACGCTGCTCCGGGCGTTCGAGGCGCGCGACCGCAACCTGCAGGAGAGCAACTACGAGCGCGTCAACGCCTGGTCCCTGGCCGGCGTGCTCGTCATGGCCACGGTGTCGGCCCTGCAGGTGTACCTGCTGCGCAGCCTGTTCGACGACCGCAGGAAGAGCCGCACGTAG
- the pigc gene encoding phosphatidylinositol N-acetylglucosaminyltransferase subunit C, protein MGAETDPGVPPAAAWRKVLYEQQPFPDNYVDRRFLEELRRNEGLRRHRLGALVRGAAAVAQQLACVALFLALWVYMERGALSPLTLLGAGLVCVLLGYALYEALAPAGGGGRGRTRWADLQSAAIFLAFTFGFSPVLKTLTESVSTDTVLATAALMLLAHLLSFPYAAPSPPGSLSLNAALFASVCLASRLPGALHAFAMLTAALLVFALWPCLLRRLRDTAPRGHPWVAALVCVGGVAAVGSLWPVAALLLALLLLSLALLCPLLLLWLQRHKDNIHGPWDEAEIREDLSHFLQ, encoded by the coding sequence ATGGGTGCGGAGACTGACCCCGGGGTGCCGCCCGCAGCCGCCTGGCGGAAGGTCCTGTACGAGCAGCAGCCGTTCCCCGACAACTACGTCGACCGGCGCTTCCTGGAGGAGCTGCGGCGCAACGAGGGGCTGCGGCGGCACCGGCTGGGGGCGCTGGTGCGCGGGGCGGCGGCGGTGGCGCAGCAGCTGGCCTGCGTGGCGCTGTTCCTGGCGCTGTGGGTGTACATGGAGCGCGGCGCCCTCTCCCCGCTGACGCTGCTGGGCGCCGGGCTGGTCTGCGTGCTGCTCGGCTACGCGCTGTACGAGGCGCTGGCGCCGGCGGGGGGCGGGGGCCGCGGACGCACGCGCTGGGCCGACCTGCAGAGCGCCGCCATCTTCCTGGCCTTCACCTTCGGCTTCTCCCCGGTGCTGAAGACGCTGACGGAGTCGGTGAGCACGGACACGGTGCTGGCCACGGCGGCGCTCATGCTGCTGGCGCACCTGCTGTCCTTCCCCTACGCCGCGCCCAGCCCGCCCGGCAGCCTGTCCCTGAACGCCGCGCTCTTCGCCTCGGTGTGCCTGGCCTCGCGGCTGCCCGGCGCGCTCCACGCCTTCGCCATGCTGACGGCCGCGCTGCTGGTGTTCGCGCTCTGGCCCTGCCTGCTGCGGCGGCTGCGTGACACCGCGCCCCGCGGCCACCCCTGGGTGGCAGCCCTGGTGTGCGTGGGCGGCGTGGCGGCGGTGGGCAGCCTGTGGCCCGTGGCGGCGCTGCTGCTCGCCCTGCTGCTGCTCTCGCTCGCCCTGCTCTgcccgctgctgctgctgtggctGCAGAGGCACAAGGACAACATCCACGGGCCCTGGGACGAGGCGGAGATCCGAGAGGACCTGTCCCACTTCCTGCAGTGA